The Methanolacinia petrolearia DSM 11571 genome has a segment encoding these proteins:
- a CDS encoding DUF3344 domain-containing protein, whose amino-acid sequence MKRARWTNSMKATTVSRQYMSSRNLLPSAAIIFFLIFTGTVSASYSGDEPLSPVFYDELNGGYVFSTGDSIYSGQMNPGNYYNASFDIAIPSDAEPVFSRLYVYWAWSNLEKAAIYPSISISATPAGTHEFTLAERYVDSKGFVSSYDFFSGTDSYEVTGIGAGENSFSVTAGNSAADNSTFVIEGMGLLVVYESPSSPLVQIWADEGCDMLYSDYGITPEMATATAVFNGTVDTGSVKSARIELVAPSGGYTRSDIPEKNVVLFNRDTDGSLPGFLESLISAIFPGYNGKEWIDCFDSDELRQVGIESRDVGPYLKGSNNIVRVRDRGDYMLFTNAILSIEKEEK is encoded by the coding sequence ATGAAGAGGGCTCGGTGGACGAACTCGATGAAGGCAACAACAGTTTCGAGGCAGTATATGAGTTCCCGTAACCTCCTGCCTTCAGCCGCGATTATCTTTTTTTTGATATTCACCGGCACTGTCTCGGCTTCATATTCCGGTGACGAGCCCCTGTCCCCGGTTTTTTATGACGAGCTGAACGGAGGGTACGTATTTTCAACGGGGGACAGCATCTACAGCGGGCAGATGAACCCGGGGAATTATTACAACGCTTCGTTTGATATTGCGATACCTTCAGATGCAGAGCCGGTGTTTTCAAGGCTGTACGTATACTGGGCATGGAGCAATCTCGAAAAGGCTGCGATATACCCGTCGATCTCCATTTCCGCGACTCCGGCCGGCACACATGAATTTACGCTGGCGGAGAGATATGTCGACAGCAAGGGCTTCGTAAGCTCGTATGACTTCTTTTCAGGCACGGACTCGTATGAGGTGACAGGCATCGGAGCGGGAGAGAATTCTTTTTCCGTCACTGCCGGAAATTCGGCGGCCGACAACAGCACATTTGTCATAGAGGGCATGGGGCTTCTCGTTGTCTACGAGAGCCCGTCTTCTCCCCTGGTGCAGATCTGGGCGGACGAGGGGTGCGACATGCTCTACAGCGATTACGGGATTACCCCCGAGATGGCGACCGCGACTGCGGTCTTCAACGGCACTGTCGATACGGGGAGCGTGAAGAGCGCCAGGATCGAGCTTGTTGCCCCTTCTGGCGGTTATACGAGGTCGGATATCCCGGAAAAGAATGTCGTCCTGTTCAACAGGGATACGGACGGGAGCCTCCCCGGGTTCCTGGAGAGCCTGATCTCTGCGATCTTTCCCGGGTATAACGGGAAGGAGTGGATCGACTGTTTCGATTCCGACGAGCTCAGGCAGGTCGGGATCGAGTCCAGGGATGTCGGCCCGTACCTGAAGGGGAGCAACAATATCGTCCGTGTCCGGGACAGGGGCGATTACATGCTGTTTACAAATGCCATCCTCAGCATTGAAAAGGAGGAGAAATGA
- a CDS encoding ABC transporter ATP-binding protein gives MNPIVETSGLCKRYNESVSALSNVDFCIERGEFAAIVGRSGSGKSTLMNIIGCLDSPTSGTVRINSCDIDYANPASLVKIRRTVIGFVFQQFNLIPNLTARENIEYPLLFNYHPPAERLERVDYLLAQVGLMNRGDHYPQELSGGEQQRIAIARALVNKPLLVLADEPTGNLDSGTGESILGLIKDLNRTQGTTFVIVTHDSDLASHADRTISISDGMVV, from the coding sequence ATGAATCCTATTGTCGAAACAAGCGGCCTCTGCAAGAGGTACAACGAGAGTGTTTCAGCCCTTTCGAACGTCGATTTCTGTATAGAGAGGGGAGAGTTCGCTGCAATCGTCGGGAGGAGCGGGAGCGGGAAGAGCACGCTAATGAATATCATCGGCTGCCTCGACAGCCCGACTTCGGGGACTGTCAGGATCAACTCCTGTGACATAGATTACGCCAACCCGGCCTCGCTGGTAAAGATCAGGAGAACTGTGATCGGCTTCGTATTCCAGCAGTTCAACCTGATTCCGAACCTTACGGCGAGGGAGAACATTGAGTACCCGCTCCTCTTCAATTACCACCCTCCTGCAGAGCGCTTGGAGAGGGTGGACTATCTTCTCGCACAGGTGGGGCTCATGAACAGGGGGGATCACTACCCGCAGGAGCTCTCGGGAGGAGAGCAGCAGAGGATCGCCATTGCACGAGCCCTCGTAAACAAACCCCTCCTCGTCCTTGCGGACGAACCGACGGGAAATCTCGATTCCGGGACAGGAGAGTCGATACTCGGGCTCATAAAGGACCTGAACAGGACGCAGGGAACGACCTTCGTCATAGTCACCCATGATTCGGATCTTGCGTCGCATGCGGACAGGACGATCAGTATTTCGGACGGGATGGTGGTCTGA
- a CDS encoding ABC transporter permease, with product MGRYADYARIAFKQLMRKKGRIILTALGIAIGVAALVGIVSLGEGIRSQSIDMIKEQSDLTFIEVTPDIRDGTVIPLTDSKVKALSGISGIVTAVPAVKASFATTRQTYLGIVGMESGGFEELLEPEYSSGGPYDGKGIVLGHDIEEKLRRNEGLREGDDLTVLIRDYGESGAPEDRTEVFAVNGVLGERDDEFDNLVLMDIDTLMEIKGYGDSYDLVYVRVDSPDNVLEVAESIKKMGLGVSGAFEEIESVNKLMDTVILVLSFFTGVSLIIGALMIVNTMVISVFERTREIGITMAVGASRKDVICLILLECLYLGIIGGIIGDILGIGLSAGINIVGKPFIISQLGEGFSSFYDSDITLITGWLLLEGLVIAVILSVLSGIYPALKAANLNPVDAIRAGR from the coding sequence ATGGGAAGATACGCGGATTATGCCCGCATCGCGTTTAAGCAGCTGATGAGAAAGAAGGGCCGCATAATCCTGACCGCACTGGGCATTGCGATAGGTGTTGCGGCCCTTGTCGGGATTGTCTCGCTTGGGGAGGGGATAAGGTCCCAGTCGATCGACATGATAAAAGAGCAGTCCGACCTGACTTTCATCGAGGTGACCCCGGATATCAGGGACGGGACGGTAATACCGCTTACTGACAGCAAGGTGAAGGCCTTGTCCGGGATTTCCGGGATAGTTACGGCTGTTCCTGCTGTGAAGGCTTCTTTTGCGACTACGCGGCAGACTTACCTGGGAATCGTCGGTATGGAGAGCGGGGGTTTTGAGGAGCTGCTCGAACCAGAATATTCGAGCGGGGGGCCGTATGACGGTAAGGGGATCGTCCTGGGCCATGATATCGAGGAGAAGCTGAGGAGAAACGAGGGCCTGAGGGAAGGCGACGACCTGACGGTCCTTATACGGGACTACGGCGAATCGGGTGCACCCGAGGACCGGACCGAGGTCTTCGCGGTGAACGGCGTGCTCGGTGAGAGGGATGACGAGTTCGACAACCTCGTGCTTATGGATATCGATACCCTGATGGAGATTAAGGGCTACGGCGACAGCTACGACCTGGTCTATGTCCGTGTGGATTCGCCGGACAATGTCCTGGAGGTTGCAGAGAGCATCAAGAAGATGGGCCTCGGGGTTTCAGGTGCGTTCGAGGAGATAGAGTCGGTCAATAAGCTGATGGACACTGTTATTCTTGTTCTGTCGTTCTTTACCGGTGTTTCGCTCATCATCGGCGCCCTTATGATAGTCAATACGATGGTTATTTCCGTATTCGAGAGAACGAGAGAGATCGGGATTACGATGGCCGTCGGTGCTTCGAGGAAGGATGTTATCTGCCTCATTCTTCTTGAATGCCTGTACCTGGGAATAATCGGCGGAATAATCGGCGATATTCTCGGGATCGGCCTCTCTGCCGGGATAAATATCGTGGGAAAGCCGTTCATAATATCCCAGCTTGGCGAAGGCTTTTCTTCTTTTTACGATTCGGACATAACTTTGATTACCGGATGGCTGCTCCTTGAGGGGCTGGTGATAGCCGTAATATTGTCGGTTCTTTCAGGAATATATCCTGCACTGAAGGCGGCAAACCTGAACCCTGTCGACGCGATTCGGGCGGGGAGATGA
- a CDS encoding DUF3344 domain-containing protein, giving the protein MKDNTMKLKKTYLTACILGFILCLLVASPASADQYVGGEKPVTVQSGIVSGDLWFDSLYGIAGGSSNQPNSAEKTFKIPDYTDIKWARLYVVVYCGNMKNNYQGQAIVSFDGGRGKKGLGTETLNKEYVYEIDGGVTPVSINGHCNRVTSDYLMWYDVTDKINSRDVTAYVSTDKAPGYTGTFDGRIKLITLVVAYDDGDMDEVYYWVNQGHDVHSYYVEESGMTYTGKTEFDTKELPDDFQIDSATLSVVHLASENGIYTFNDELLDTEPSTGTYSGYQQWDVTDSVSSIGGKSEMTYARLGTSVSDWTDKGAFYKIPLAFLSVKQGEMGISVESNPRGAEIYIDGEDQEMVTNSLINLPEGSYSVSVHKDFYYDPDPVYVDVDEGEIATVSFNLEPNSYEGKEFEVYKKGTVKGGVAIANASKYSGLLKRGKSTKYSLDVSLPEGSTVEYARLYLYSAESCNTSVKEDVVPEMEVRFGGRELDGEKSYRDLKVDGGSKYTIETTCYDVSRDVGGSGEYDVSIKNSGEDSNDVFALYGASLVVVYSNPDSPSASYWIAEGCDAVMASDEYEIDTEDSTTTVTFTGDADSVTNGTLYVVSTGADGIDSEENRIIFNDFEAFDLLNAGSSDVSTASVDVKPYLKSSKNELSIQSYQSGDSGDYMENRIAVLVLEHPDTSAAEEESYGYTGKELEVYDKGSLNGGVEVVNASSYTGLLNKGDSREYSLDVSLPEGSGVVGARLYLYSTWSHDTVEKEGVSPNIGTEFNGKEISIEKSYRDRKGEGIYNYILETTCYNVSDEVEGSGKYSVSVKNTGGKDDAFALYGASLVIVYSDPDSPLTSYWIAEGCDTLLASDEFGTDTENCTTSVKFSGGVSSVASGTLYMISTAASGLEGDENRLVFNDYEGFNLLEGGSSDISTAVLDVGPYVRNSGNRLYVQSYVSGDKGDYMENRVAVLVLKHSGGTGMTEETGDEEESGVLSPGQTSATYPLSLSGGRTGAEHIVFGNGTIVLLVYEGSSLAYSSGMPVDSITIKKSDAGNFSWAYTIGPSGAKSDIPVLIEAAVPESVGSGDPELVYYDEESGETRETVSKYDRESGTLSARISELGTYAIVYSQGNSGSSDLIFPLNIIADAISSFLGGGESGGEIQAEPGAILNSTTAAPTESVADVSAKPEVIEIDPTLNDFEVRISSSPSSAKIFLDGNYTGKTTPAVFTLRGGDHLLELELEDFDPYSEEFLLSENTTVNADLQTGIKLVKERKYDGFIGISDLGGIGGVYVTSYPDGATVYVNGYNTEMVTPCVFYGLKEGLNTIKVKKTNIEYSESSKKVWVDSGSVMPVSFDVLPSSGNSADIDSIEYDGYYFTINGHLPEYELPKVVAVGSANSFITFYEDGKYLSHNIHAYSDKELNDIRPREYRFGKILVESDPDGAEIYVDGYDTGYSTPYAIDGLSDGAHYVEVSKPGYIRGGEEILLTPDEAEYDAKLKIDLESYIYGSLEVTSNPSGAKIYLYNRDTGKTTPYTFRYMDIGGITVKVVGEESTETVEDVIINPLETTLCHVDLD; this is encoded by the coding sequence ATGAAAGATAATACTATGAAACTGAAAAAAACCTATCTGACTGCCTGTATTTTAGGGTTTATCCTTTGTCTGCTGGTGGCGTCCCCGGCATCTGCCGACCAGTACGTCGGCGGGGAGAAACCGGTGACCGTACAGAGCGGAATTGTTTCGGGGGACCTGTGGTTCGACTCGCTTTACGGTATAGCCGGCGGGTCTTCGAATCAGCCGAATTCTGCTGAAAAAACTTTTAAAATCCCGGATTACACCGATATTAAGTGGGCACGCCTTTATGTTGTCGTCTACTGCGGCAATATGAAGAATAATTACCAGGGACAGGCGATAGTCTCATTTGACGGTGGCCGGGGGAAAAAGGGTCTTGGTACCGAGACGTTAAATAAGGAATATGTCTATGAGATCGACGGAGGGGTAACACCGGTCTCGATTAACGGCCACTGCAACAGGGTCACAAGCGACTACCTGATGTGGTATGATGTTACGGACAAGATCAATTCGAGAGATGTTACGGCATATGTCAGCACGGACAAGGCCCCGGGTTATACGGGTACTTTTGACGGCAGGATCAAACTGATCACTCTGGTGGTGGCCTATGACGACGGGGACATGGACGAAGTCTACTACTGGGTTAACCAGGGCCATGACGTTCACTCCTACTATGTGGAGGAGAGCGGTATGACTTATACAGGCAAAACCGAGTTCGATACGAAGGAGCTTCCCGACGACTTCCAGATAGATTCCGCGACACTCAGCGTGGTCCACCTTGCAAGCGAAAACGGTATCTACACCTTCAACGATGAGCTGCTGGACACCGAACCCTCTACCGGTACATACAGCGGCTACCAGCAGTGGGATGTTACGGATTCGGTCTCCAGCATCGGAGGTAAAAGTGAAATGACTTATGCCCGTCTGGGCACATCGGTCAGTGACTGGACAGATAAAGGGGCATTTTATAAAATTCCACTGGCATTTCTGTCTGTAAAGCAGGGGGAGATGGGCATCAGCGTAGAGTCCAACCCCCGGGGAGCCGAGATTTATATAGACGGCGAAGACCAGGAAATGGTTACCAACTCTCTCATCAATCTTCCGGAGGGCAGTTATTCGGTTTCCGTCCACAAGGACTTCTATTACGATCCAGACCCGGTCTACGTCGATGTGGACGAAGGTGAAATAGCGACTGTCAGTTTTAACCTCGAACCGAACAGCTATGAAGGCAAAGAATTCGAGGTGTATAAGAAAGGAACCGTCAAAGGCGGTGTTGCGATTGCAAATGCCAGCAAATATTCCGGGCTCCTGAAGAGGGGAAAATCGACGAAATATTCGCTTGATGTCTCTCTTCCTGAAGGTTCGACTGTTGAATATGCAAGATTGTACCTTTATTCGGCTGAGAGCTGCAATACCTCCGTCAAGGAGGACGTGGTGCCGGAGATGGAGGTCAGGTTCGGCGGCAGGGAGCTGGACGGCGAGAAATCCTACAGGGACCTGAAGGTCGACGGGGGATCTAAATACACTATCGAGACCACTTGCTACGATGTCTCTCGGGATGTCGGCGGTTCCGGGGAGTATGATGTTTCGATAAAGAACAGTGGAGAGGACTCCAATGATGTATTCGCCCTTTACGGGGCTTCTCTTGTGGTTGTATACTCCAACCCGGACTCGCCTTCGGCTTCTTACTGGATCGCCGAGGGCTGCGACGCCGTCATGGCATCCGACGAGTACGAGATTGATACCGAAGACAGTACGACAACTGTTACTTTTACCGGTGATGCCGATTCGGTTACAAACGGCACCCTTTATGTTGTCTCCACCGGCGCAGACGGTATTGATAGCGAGGAGAACAGGATTATTTTCAACGACTTCGAGGCGTTCGATCTCCTTAACGCCGGCTCTTCGGATGTGAGCACCGCATCTGTTGATGTGAAGCCGTACCTGAAGAGCTCGAAGAACGAACTGTCGATCCAGAGCTACCAATCCGGTGACAGCGGGGATTACATGGAGAACAGGATTGCGGTTCTTGTCCTGGAGCATCCTGACACGAGTGCAGCCGAAGAAGAGAGTTACGGCTATACGGGAAAGGAGCTTGAGGTCTATGATAAGGGCAGCCTTAATGGCGGTGTCGAAGTCGTAAATGCCAGCAGTTATACCGGGCTTCTTAATAAGGGAGATTCCAGGGAATATTCGCTCGATGTCTCCCTGCCGGAGGGTTCCGGGGTGGTGGGTGCAAGACTGTACCTGTACTCTACCTGGAGCCACGATACGGTTGAAAAAGAGGGTGTAAGCCCGAATATTGGAACCGAATTCAACGGAAAAGAGATATCCATAGAAAAATCCTACAGGGACAGGAAGGGAGAGGGGATATACAACTATATTCTCGAGACGACCTGCTACAATGTCTCGGACGAGGTCGAAGGCTCGGGAAAATACAGCGTATCCGTGAAGAATACAGGGGGAAAGGATGATGCCTTCGCCCTTTACGGCGCCTCTCTCGTGATCGTTTATTCAGATCCCGATTCGCCTCTGACCTCTTACTGGATCGCCGAGGGCTGCGACACACTTCTCGCGTCCGATGAGTTCGGTACGGATACCGAAAACTGCACTACATCGGTTAAGTTCAGCGGTGGTGTAAGTTCGGTTGCGTCCGGCACCCTGTATATGATCTCGACTGCAGCGAGCGGGCTGGAGGGCGACGAGAACCGGCTGGTCTTCAACGATTACGAAGGCTTCAATCTCCTTGAGGGCGGCTCTTCTGATATCAGTACGGCCGTCCTGGATGTCGGGCCTTATGTCAGGAATTCCGGGAACAGGCTTTATGTCCAGAGCTATGTCTCGGGGGATAAAGGAGATTATATGGAGAACCGCGTCGCAGTTCTGGTTCTAAAACATTCGGGCGGCACCGGTATGACTGAAGAGACTGGGGATGAAGAGGAGTCCGGTGTCCTGTCTCCGGGCCAGACATCGGCCACGTATCCGCTGTCTCTTTCCGGAGGAAGGACCGGTGCCGAGCATATCGTCTTCGGCAACGGAACTATTGTATTGCTGGTGTACGAGGGCTCTTCACTGGCCTATTCGTCGGGAATGCCGGTGGACAGCATTACGATAAAAAAATCGGATGCAGGGAATTTTTCATGGGCGTACACGATCGGCCCCTCTGGTGCAAAGAGCGATATTCCGGTTCTTATAGAGGCGGCCGTTCCTGAGTCCGTGGGCAGCGGAGACCCGGAACTGGTGTACTATGACGAGGAATCCGGGGAGACCAGGGAGACTGTGTCGAAGTACGACAGGGAAAGCGGCACCCTGTCCGCAAGGATCTCCGAACTGGGTACATATGCAATTGTATATTCGCAGGGAAATTCCGGTTCATCGGACCTGATCTTTCCCCTGAATATAATTGCGGATGCGATCTCCTCTTTCCTCGGGGGCGGGGAGTCCGGTGGGGAGATTCAGGCTGAGCCTGGTGCGATTTTGAATTCTACCACCGCAGCTCCGACAGAATCCGTCGCGGATGTTTCCGCTAAACCCGAGGTAATCGAGATCGATCCGACCCTGAACGATTTTGAAGTCCGGATATCTTCGAGCCCTTCTTCTGCTAAGATATTCCTAGACGGCAACTATACAGGGAAGACAACTCCTGCCGTTTTCACCCTCCGCGGCGGGGATCACCTGCTTGAGCTCGAGCTTGAGGACTTCGATCCCTACAGCGAGGAGTTCCTGCTGTCTGAAAATACGACTGTAAACGCCGATCTCCAGACCGGAATTAAACTGGTAAAGGAAAGGAAATATGACGGCTTTATCGGGATCTCCGATCTCGGGGGCATAGGAGGCGTATATGTAACGTCGTATCCTGACGGTGCTACCGTCTACGTTAACGGGTATAATACGGAAATGGTGACCCCCTGTGTGTTCTACGGGCTAAAAGAGGGACTCAATACGATAAAGGTCAAGAAGACGAATATCGAATATTCCGAGAGTTCGAAGAAGGTCTGGGTAGACTCCGGCTCCGTAATGCCGGTGAGTTTCGATGTTCTGCCGTCTTCGGGTAATAGTGCCGATATCGATTCGATAGAATACGACGGGTATTATTTCACTATCAACGGGCACCTTCCCGAGTACGAGCTTCCGAAGGTGGTAGCCGTCGGTTCGGCGAACAGCTTCATTACGTTTTATGAAGACGGGAAGTATCTCTCTCATAACATTCATGCGTATTCCGATAAAGAACTGAACGATATCAGGCCACGGGAGTACAGGTTCGGGAAGATTCTCGTAGAGTCGGACCCGGACGGGGCTGAGATCTATGTCGACGGATATGATACGGGGTACAGCACACCGTATGCAATAGACGGGCTCTCCGACGGCGCTCATTATGTCGAGGTTTCAAAGCCCGGCTATATAAGAGGCGGGGAGGAGATACTCCTGACTCCCGACGAGGCGGAGTACGATGCAAAGCTTAAGATCGATCTCGAATCCTATATCTACGGCTCGCTGGAAGTGACGAGCAATCCTTCGGGAGCGAAGATCTACCTGTATAACAGGGACACGGGAAAGACTACGCCTTATACGTTCAGGTATATGGATATCGGCGGAATCACCGTGAAAGTTGTCGGGGAGGAGAGCACCGAAACCGTCGAGGACGTAATTATAAATCCGCTGGAGACGACTTTATGCCATGTGGACCTGGATTAA
- a CDS encoding DUF3344 domain-containing protein: protein MRDENMNGKAINGSIKKIALISIFLIFLVGTASALPDLYVSSASTNYKYAGEIYANENNSMVVTVCNAGDQTASDAVVSLSVTDAASNPVVVNYPIGDIAASACATVTLIDPTIRTSQGSTVTYTVQVNCTNAESNYDNNTLTTSGYEVLFNGYKGKRYWTGASDITTKHTYEGNINMTYYNQTEAKYASTSWGTRSEVWTPANLVVPDGSTVLGAWLYVSYNWDNTSTGMAGFGMKFNDNASVIPLNNYTDQSNIGSYGDKKYGLISLNVTDYYDANGYNYLNMTQSTSGYVQALYPSSLVVVYANANESQRQIFINEECDELAITEFPNYNYNVTSEEATEYVPFEEYIDKYSAVSATLYSFVASAGHPTGGPDGEGNMFFNDYTVGTYLWEGTSYSAFPYIADVKGYLSDAGDDNVASIQATSRTGMLNIEQVLVVEY from the coding sequence ATGAGAGATGAAAATATGAATGGAAAAGCAATAAATGGATCGATAAAAAAGATCGCACTGATTTCGATCTTTTTGATCTTCCTTGTTGGAACGGCTTCGGCTCTACCTGATCTTTACGTCAGCAGTGCGAGTACAAACTATAAGTACGCTGGTGAAATTTATGCCAATGAGAACAATTCTATGGTTGTCACTGTTTGTAACGCTGGCGATCAAACTGCTTCAGATGCCGTGGTCAGTCTCTCTGTAACAGATGCAGCATCTAATCCTGTTGTAGTAAATTATCCGATCGGAGATATTGCTGCCAGTGCTTGTGCGACTGTAACACTCATTGACCCCACAATTCGCACTTCACAGGGCAGTACGGTGACCTACACTGTTCAGGTCAACTGTACGAATGCAGAATCCAATTATGACAATAATACACTGACCACTTCAGGTTATGAAGTATTGTTTAATGGATATAAGGGCAAACGCTACTGGACCGGTGCTTCTGACATTACGACGAAGCACACATATGAGGGAAATATCAACATGACTTATTACAACCAGACTGAAGCAAAGTACGCATCAACGTCTTGGGGTACAAGAAGCGAAGTTTGGACTCCGGCAAATCTGGTTGTACCTGACGGTTCAACGGTTCTGGGTGCCTGGCTGTATGTTTCATATAACTGGGATAATACCTCCACTGGTATGGCTGGTTTCGGAATGAAATTCAATGATAATGCATCTGTAATACCCTTAAACAACTATACCGACCAGAGCAATATAGGATCATACGGTGACAAGAAGTACGGGCTGATTTCATTAAATGTGACTGATTATTACGACGCAAATGGGTATAACTACCTGAACATGACACAGAGCACAAGCGGATACGTTCAGGCTCTCTACCCAAGTAGTCTTGTGGTCGTCTATGCGAATGCGAACGAATCGCAAAGGCAGATCTTCATAAACGAAGAATGTGACGAACTCGCTATTACTGAATTCCCGAATTATAATTACAACGTCACATCGGAGGAGGCGACAGAGTATGTACCATTCGAGGAATATATTGACAAATATTCTGCTGTGAGTGCTACCCTTTACAGCTTTGTTGCCAGCGCAGGACATCCTACAGGAGGACCGGATGGAGAAGGTAACATGTTCTTCAACGATTATACAGTAGGAACTTATTTATGGGAAGGGACCTCCTATTCAGCATTCCCGTATATTGCGGATGTGAAAGGTTATCTGAGTGACGCGGGTGATGATAATGTGGCCTCTATACAGGCTACTTCACGTACAGGAATGCTTAATATTGAGCAGGTACTTGTTGTTGAGTACTAA